In Ignavibacteria bacterium, the sequence ATCATTTATTTTATTCCTTCAAAAATATCTTTCAGTTTATGTTCAAAAGTTTCACCGAAAATTTCAAAAACTACTTTATTTGTAATGTGCTGCTGTATATTTGTTGCTTTAATTGTTTCCTGAAAAGTAACGTAACAATCCAGCGCTTTTAGAGAGTTATCAATATCAACCTGTTCAACTTCTACTATGCAGTCAATTTCTTCGGGTTTTGAACCGCTGATCTTAAAATGTGTTTGTTTAGCAGCCTCTTCTTCAGTAATTGTAAAAAGCGCAAGTCTTTTGGGATATCCCAGTTTTTCTTTCATTTCTACAAATACCCGTTTTACAATACTGTGTATTATCAGGTGGTCATGGAAACCGCTGATGCCATGTACAGCATAGGTTACTATAACATCAGGTTTTAATCTATCTATCTCATCGAAAACAACTTTTTCAATATCCCGCGGGTCCATTTTTTTCAAACCGCTATCAGGCAGGTCTAGAACATTCATCCCGCTTAAGTTCAGGACTTTTTCTACTTCGAGCATTTCCTTATATCTGACCTCTCCCATTTCTTCAACAGAGTATCCGTATTTATGTCTTTGCCTGGTTGCTCCGCCTTTGGTCAAAGTTAACAGGTAAACTTCATGCCCATCCCTGCGCTGCTTGGACATTGCATGAGCTGGACCGAAAGATTCATCATCAGGATGGGGGAATATATAGAGTATCTTCATTATTTTAAATTTTATTTTTTAAAAATTTTTATCCAGTTTTCAAACGCTGAAATAAATCTTATAAGGTGCTGTTTAAGTGCGTCATCTATAAGTAAACCGTTCTCATCAAATTTTTCCTGAATTTTTGTTACAAGTACTTCAGGCTTTTTAAGATCAAGCATATTTGAATGAGCAAAGATCTGCCGTAAATGTCCCTGTGCCCTTATAGTTCCGCTTATGCCGCCTGAACCTCCCATCATTGCCACAGGTTTCAGGTGCAGCGGTGTATCTATCGGAGTTCTGGAAGCCCAGTCTAATACATTTTTTAATACACCCGGTATTGAATAGTTATATTCGGGTGTTGCTATCAGGAGTCCGTCTGAAGATCTTATTTTTTCTTTCAGTTCTTCAATCAGGGGTGGAACACCGGATTTTTCCAGATCTGTGTTGTACATTGGGATGCCGCTTATATCAAACTCTTCAATATTCATTTGTTCCACGGCTATTTCTTTGGCAGCTCTCAGCAGCATCCTGTTGTAAGAGCCTTTTCTTAAGCTGCCGGCTATTCCAACTATATTTAATTTTTCCAATCAGTTATCCTTTTTCCCATTTTATTTTTTCAGTCAGAGGAATTGTACGTTTACCTTCGTATTGATTTTCAGAGTAACCCAGGTAAACCAAAGCTATCACTTTATCTTCCTCATCAAGTCCAAGATATTCTTTCATTAATTCAGTATGTGTCATCCCGCCTGTTGACCAGAAATTTGCAATGCCTAATGAGGTAGCGCCAAGCAGAATATTCTGCACAGCTGCAGAAGCTGCTGAAATTTCCTCAATTTCAGGCAGGCGTTTTTGTTCATCACGCTTCATGACACAAACAATCAAATGAGAAAGATTATTACCGTTTCCGAGTATCTTTTCATATTTATCTTTATTGAAATTACTTTCATCTGTACTTTTCCTGTAAAGTTCAGCATGATCGGAAACAAATTTCCGGGCCTGCGTTCCTGCGAAAACATAAAATCTCCACGGTTCAGTATGTTTATGAGTAGGTGCCCAATCAGCAAGTTCAAGAAGCTGCATTACATGTGCATCAGGAATAATTTTCCCGTTCATTTTTGAAGGTTTTACAGTCCTTCTTTTCTTAATTATCTCTGATAAAACATCAAAATCTGATTTCATATAATTATTAATTTTCATTGCAAAATATTATGCAATATGAACTTAAACTCTTAAAACCTCAAGTGAATGAACGGGAATATTTCAAAATATCATTATTTTACGCTAATAATATTAAATTATATCTTCATTGGTACTTCAATTATTAGCAGGCTTGATTCTTCATTAGCAGAAATTTGGAAACTATCAGTATCTTCAATTCCAAGCCCGTCGCGCTTATTAAGATCAATTCCGCCTGCATTAACAGAGCCTTCGATTACGAATAAATAAATACCATTACCGCGTTGATTGACATCATATTTGAGATTTTTTCCTTTATCAAGATCAGTAAGTGAAAAATATGAATCCTGATTGATCCAAAGACTTCCGTAATTTTTATCCGGTGATACAACGACCTGAAGTTTGTTCTTCCTGTCATCGGCATTATAAGTCTTTTGGTCATATCTTGGTTCGATATCACGCTCTTTAGGAAAGACCCAGATTTGCAGAAAGTTCACATCTTCTTTTTTTGAAGCGTTATATTCACTGTGATAAAGGCCGGAGCCTGCTGACATTATCTGAACATCACCTGTTTTTATTACCTGTTCGGTGCCTGTTGAATCTTTGTGTGCAAGCGATCCTTTTAACGGAATTGAAACTATTTCCATGTTATCATGCGGATGCGTGCCGAATCCTTCACCGGGCTGCACAATATCATCATTCAGCACCCGCAGCAGCCCGAACCTTACCCTTTCAGGGTTATGATAAGATGCGAAGCTGAATGTATGATGTGAATTTAACCAACCATGATCAGCTTTACCTCTTGTATCTGATTTATGCAGAGTAGTTTTCATAATATTTTCCTTTCGTTTTCATTTTGTTTGAATTTAAACCAATAACCGCAGAATCCTGTTCCATATTAACAATATACTTTTTTTCTAGATAACTTCTTTCATTTCCGCAAATATCTCAAGCTTAACATCCTGTCCCACTACTATACCGCCTGCTTCGGTCATAACATTCCATTGCAGCCCGAAATCAAACCTGTTCAGCTTTCCTGTAATTTCAAACCCTGCGACCTGCAGATTATCGAAGCCTCGGGCTATTCCATTGTATTCAGTATTAAGTACAACTTCTTTTGTAATACCTTTTATTGTGATATCGCCAGTAAGTTCAAATTTTCCATCTGATATTTTTGTAAATTTTTTCGATTTAAAAGTAAGCTCAGGAAATTTTTCTGCATCAAAAAAATCAGCTGATTTTAAATGCGTATCTCTTTGTTCGTTCTTTGTATCAATTGAATCAATATCAGCTGAAAATGTAATTTTAGCATTTTCAAATGAATCATTTTCTGTTTCAATTTCAGCATCAAATTTATTGAACTGTCCTGTTACGGTTGAAACAACCAAATGTTTAACCTTGAATTTTATTTCTGAATGCGCAGGATCAATTTTCCATTTTTTCATTTTTTTACCCTCCAGGTATATTAATTATTTGTTATTAAAAAATCTCTGTTTCAACAATATTTGTTTAAACACATATATATATAAATTTTTTACATCTTTTTTTCATATAATTTTTCGAGTAATGCTGAAAGCTGCAGGCATTCTTCTTCAGAAAGCTCTTTTGTGCTTTCAAGATGCTCTTTAGTAAGATAAGGATTTATCTTATCCAAAAGTTCTATTCCTTTTTTTGTTATTTTTGTTATTGACATTCTTCTGTCTTCGCTGGTTCTATCGCGCTGGACAAGTTCCTGCTTTTCCAGCCGGTCAATTATCCTTGTAATATCAGAAGCTCTTTCAACCATTCTTGTAGCAATTTCACACCTGGCATGTCCTTCAGGATAAACACCTTTTAAGATCCTGAGTACATTATATTGTGCACCGGTAATATTAAATGACTCCATGAGCTTATTAAAACCGGTATCCAGTAAAGAAACTGCTACCCTCAAATTCAGATCAACTTCTTCTCTTGGTTCTAGGTTCTTAGATAATTTAAGCCATTTTTTTAAAGCTTCACCCATATTTCAATAAATTGTGTGCAATTACATTGTTTGTTACAACAAATATAATACAAAACATTATGTGTGTCAACACATAAATTCATAAACATATGTAAATACAATCAATACTTCTTTGTGAATTTATACATAAGGATACTATCAACGTTTCTCCCATTAATAATCATATCAGAAGGACATCTTCCTTCCTGTTTGAAACCAAGTTTTTTGTAAAGCGTTATAGCATTTTTATTAGTTGAAAATACTGCCAGAGAAAGCTTTTTATTTAATGAATTATTTTCACCCCAGCTTATCAATGATTGGATCAATAATTTACCAATTCCGGCTCCGCGCCATTTCTTTTTCAGAAATACAGAGAATAATCCGGTATGACTCGTTCTTCTGGTATCCCAGTTATCAAAAGAAATAAAGCCGGCAATTTCTTTTTTGAATTCGGCAACAATGTAAATTTTTCCTTCAGCTTTTTTAAACCTTAAAATCCGGCGTGCTTCACTTTTTGCTGTAGATTTATATTCATCGGGTTCATATAAAGTAAACGGACCTTCTTTAATAACGCTTTTCATCAGTTTTACCAACTGCGCTGAATCTTTTGCAAGAGCAGTTCTTATCAAAACTGTTTTACCATTCTTCAGTTTAAATTCTTTTTGAGATATTGAGCTCATTTTAATATTGTATAGAAAGAATTATTTTAGCAAGATCATTTTTGATGATTCATTAAAAACTTTTGTAACACCTTCTTTATAAACTGCAACAAGGTTATAAAAATAAACACCGCTTGCAAAACGGCTGCCATCAAAATTTATTTGCCTGTTGCCGCTTTGTACATTGCCGTCAATTAAAGTCGCACACAACCTTCCGGCTGCGTCATAAATTTTTAATGTAACGTAGCTATCGAACTTAAGAGAATAGCTGATCTTTGTAACTGGGTTGAAAGGATTCGGAAAATTCTGACCTAGTGCAAACCTTTCAGCGATAGCCGGATTTTTTTCTTTTAACGGGAAATTTGTCCTGAATACGTATAAACCGGTGTTCCTGTCTGAGGCTATGATCTTTTCTGAGTTGAATATATAAGGTCCCCAGCATCCTTCAAACGTAAAATTATCATTTTCAGGAAATGTATCATAAAATGCTGCTTCAACCGGTCCGAAAGGATTACTGACATCAATTACTCTTAAGCCTGCTGTATAGTGTCCTGCAAAAAGATATCTTCCGAATAGTTCAACATTATGTATTATTGATGTAGTTATTCCCGGGGGCTGCCACTCCGCAATTTTAATTACATTATTCAGATTTGATATATCCCAGATTTTTAACAGCCTGGGATTTCCGCCGATCTCATCAGTTACAAAAGCATATTTCCTGTTTTCTGAAATTGCAATGTTATGCGGTCCCGGGCTTGGTACATTTTCCCAGTAACCTATGGTTACCAGGTTATCTTTATTTCTGGCATCTATGACTGATATTCTGCCCGGGGGGTAATATATATTACATGCAAAGATCGTATCATTAACAACCCGTGAATCATGCACAACATATTCTTCCCATTCACCCCGCTTAACCGGGTTTATAGGATCTATACTCAGGTCCAGTACGAACATTCCGCCGATATTATAATCTCCCCCGTGAATGTACAAATATGGCCCGCTTTGGGAAATTGTATGTCCCATAGTGAAATCGCCAACATAGTAAGTGTTCACTAAACGAACGGAATCAGGGAGATATTGCAGGTCAATTATCTGCAGTCCGCTTGCAATACCATCTGCAACAACGTAGGCATAATGGCTGAAAACTTTCATTTCCCTGCAGCATGAAGCTGAATTCAATCCAGGCAGATAAGCGGCTTCATAAATATTATTTGTATCTGTGATATCAATGAATGCAGTGCCTTTGGCACATCCTAAAATTGCATACTCTCTGCCATCTGGCGCTGTATAGCCCCAGCAAGCGGAGTATTCACCATCAGCCCTGTGGTCATTTAAATTTGCCAGCTTACGCATATTTGAAGAGGTTTGTGCAG encodes:
- a CDS encoding PIG-L family deacetylase translates to MKILYIFPHPDDESFGPAHAMSKQRRDGHEVYLLTLTKGGATRQRHKYGYSVEEMGEVRYKEMLEVEKVLNLSGMNVLDLPDSGLKKMDPRDIEKVVFDEIDRLKPDVIVTYAVHGISGFHDHLIIHSIVKRVFVEMKEKLGYPKRLALFTITEEEAAKQTHFKISGSKPEEIDCIVEVEQVDIDNSLKALDCYVTFQETIKATNIQQHITNKVVFEIFGETFEHKLKDIFEGIK
- a CDS encoding NAD(P)H-dependent oxidoreductase, which encodes MEKLNIVGIAGSLRKGSYNRMLLRAAKEIAVEQMNIEEFDISGIPMYNTDLEKSGVPPLIEELKEKIRSSDGLLIATPEYNYSIPGVLKNVLDWASRTPIDTPLHLKPVAMMGGSGGISGTIRAQGHLRQIFAHSNMLDLKKPEVLVTKIQEKFDENGLLIDDALKQHLIRFISAFENWIKIFKK
- a CDS encoding nitroreductase, which produces MKSDFDVLSEIIKKRRTVKPSKMNGKIIPDAHVMQLLELADWAPTHKHTEPWRFYVFAGTQARKFVSDHAELYRKSTDESNFNKDKYEKILGNGNNLSHLIVCVMKRDEQKRLPEIEEISAASAAVQNILLGATSLGIANFWSTGGMTHTELMKEYLGLDEEDKVIALVYLGYSENQYEGKRTIPLTEKIKWEKG
- a CDS encoding pirin family protein — protein: MKTTLHKSDTRGKADHGWLNSHHTFSFASYHNPERVRFGLLRVLNDDIVQPGEGFGTHPHDNMEIVSIPLKGSLAHKDSTGTEQVIKTGDVQIMSAGSGLYHSEYNASKKEDVNFLQIWVFPKERDIEPRYDQKTYNADDRKNKLQVVVSPDKNYGSLWINQDSYFSLTDLDKGKNLKYDVNQRGNGIYLFVIEGSVNAGGIDLNKRDGLGIEDTDSFQISANEESSLLIIEVPMKI
- a CDS encoding YceI family protein gives rise to the protein MKKWKIDPAHSEIKFKVKHLVVSTVTGQFNKFDAEIETENDSFENAKITFSADIDSIDTKNEQRDTHLKSADFFDAEKFPELTFKSKKFTKISDGKFELTGDITIKGITKEVVLNTEYNGIARGFDNLQVAGFEITGKLNRFDFGLQWNVMTEAGGIVVGQDVKLEIFAEMKEVI
- a CDS encoding MarR family transcriptional regulator; the encoded protein is MGEALKKWLKLSKNLEPREEVDLNLRVAVSLLDTGFNKLMESFNITGAQYNVLRILKGVYPEGHARCEIATRMVERASDITRIIDRLEKQELVQRDRTSEDRRMSITKITKKGIELLDKINPYLTKEHLESTKELSEEECLQLSALLEKLYEKKM
- a CDS encoding GNAT family N-acetyltransferase, encoding MSSISQKEFKLKNGKTVLIRTALAKDSAQLVKLMKSVIKEGPFTLYEPDEYKSTAKSEARRILRFKKAEGKIYIVAEFKKEIAGFISFDNWDTRRTSHTGLFSVFLKKKWRGAGIGKLLIQSLISWGENNSLNKKLSLAVFSTNKNAITLYKKLGFKQEGRCPSDMIINGRNVDSILMYKFTKKY
- a CDS encoding choice-of-anchor B family protein, producing MLKISIIILTALLQLPLTAQTSSNMRKLANLNDHRADGEYSACWGYTAPDGREYAILGCAKGTAFIDITDTNNIYEAAYLPGLNSASCCREMKVFSHYAYVVADGIASGLQIIDLQYLPDSVRLVNTYYVGDFTMGHTISQSGPYLYIHGGDYNIGGMFVLDLSIDPINPVKRGEWEEYVVHDSRVVNDTIFACNIYYPPGRISVIDARNKDNLVTIGYWENVPSPGPHNIAISENRKYAFVTDEIGGNPRLLKIWDISNLNNVIKIAEWQPPGITTSIIHNVELFGRYLFAGHYTAGLRVIDVSNPFGPVEAAFYDTFPENDNFTFEGCWGPYIFNSEKIIASDRNTGLYVFRTNFPLKEKNPAIAERFALGQNFPNPFNPVTKISYSLKFDSYVTLKIYDAAGRLCATLIDGNVQSGNRQINFDGSRFASGVYFYNLVAVYKEGVTKVFNESSKMILLK